The Procambarus clarkii isolate CNS0578487 chromosome 24, FALCON_Pclarkii_2.0, whole genome shotgun sequence genomic interval TATGACCAGGAGGTCGACCACACGTCTGACAGTTTAAGTGGTATAACCAGGAGGTCGACCACACGTCTGGCAGCTTAAGTGGTATAACCAGGAGGTCGACCACACGTCTGACAGCTTAAGTGGTATAACCAGGAGGTCGACCACACGTCTGGCAGCTTAAGTGGTATAACCAGGAGGTCGACCACACGTCTGACAGCTTAAGTGGTATAACCAGGAGGTCGACCACACGTCTGACAGCTTAAGTGGTATAACCAGGAGGTCGACCACACGTCTGGCAGCTTAAGTGGTATAACCAGGAGGTCGACCACACGTCTGACAGCTTAAGTGGTATAACCAGGAGGTCGACCACACGTCTGACAGCTTAAGTGGTATAACCAGGAGGTCGACCACACGTCTGACAGCTTAAGTGGTATAACCAGGAGGTCGACCACACGTCTGGCAGCTTAAGTGGTATAACCAGGAGGTCGACCACACGTCTGACAGCTTAAGTGGTATGACCAGGAGGTCGACCACACGTCTGACAGTTTAAGTGGTATAACCAGGAGGTCGACCACACGTCTGACAGCTTAAGTGGTATAACCAGGAGGTCGACCACACGTCTGACAGCTTAAGTGGTATAACCAGGAGGTCGACCACACGTCTGACAGCTTAAGTGGTATGACCAGGAGGTCGACCACACGTCTGACAGCTTAAGTGGTATAACCAGGAGGTCGACCACACGTCTGACAGCTTAAGTGGTATGACCAGGAGGTCGACCACACGTCTGGCagcttaagttttttttttttaatttttacatgcaagcatgcgtaaaatttacaataaaaacagaacaaatataacatagaacaaaagtacaaagcacacatatgtacaaggacaaaggaacaaatcaagagaagaccagccagaagggctgaccacaaaacaaaaatgcatatacaaacaaaacacaaatataaacacagcgtaagacaaacataagggaaaaccccaggacaaaatgcacacaaaacaagtctgctaacacctcaaacacatacagagaggcgagaaacatacaagaataaggacaataacaataaagaaaacagatccgccataacaagTGGAAGGGAAAACAAAGTggcaaaacataacaaagagcacaccccaacagcctgaagggcacacaagatgacaaacaagcgcacacgacatccacaaccgaacacacaaacgcacaggaaccgcacacccccccccccccctccactagccacacaagaaaacccacaatacaaaccggagcacgcaggaaccgggaaacaatacccaccccacccactcacacacacaccccacaaccaggcaacacaaaatacatagaaatcacttgcgaggaacaacgtgagaaatgtacttctccgggaaaagatcaCGAGGATActtcgccttgtaagcttcccagacaagatcttcaaggtcggtagggtttgctatcccccgctctcgagcgggtatcaaactcaggaacatctatatctggcggcatcggccaatgcctaaggtcactgacgcaagtcgcataacgaggctggggagcgccaaccacgcccttcgaggaagcagatgacaccagagaagcggacgagggtcgccgagcctgccacgccttcgccatcggagcaggggccggacgctgagacgatagcacttccacagataccgcaggagacacggaagggaccgcaggaaacggaagaggcggcaagaccgctgccgaggaaacgggtaacgaggaaggggccacagaacatccagagcgagcatcctttctcaacatcaccaccaggccaccccgctcaccaccaactacagcaggggaaaccaccgcccacgaagaaccggagccaccccacgcaggcaacgcacctgaagcaggaccctcggacaccggaccagaagttgaggccgaaacaccggcaccggcatcctcaggcaagtgtacctccgccaccaccgtagtgtgcaccacatccggagccactccaccgtcaacggaaggacgacactcgtcgaagtcgccaacttcagcccacgcagaagaacgccgggaacgcttaggctcgggccgcacatcatcagatccggaggcagactcagcgacccgcgcagcaccagccgagcgaaccgacgcacgccgcagtacggcagcctcctcaaccacacggggcaccaggccaggcacaggagggaatgcctgaaccacctcagctcccagcacagccggaacagacggcgagggtgcagggaccgggacagacacagcagaggaagaactggaagacgaggggtctgagcaaacggcagtcggaagaggctcagggacaccagccggagcgggcggagcactaggcgaggacccaacctccggaggagatgcgacaacaacagggggcgcaacaggcggagcaacagctgatacagagggcacctcctcagccgaagagacgtccacacccaccgaatcatcccccacaggaaggggcggaaaatcctcctcactgaagagattcactggtgcaacagcaggcgcagaacagtcagcagcctgatggcccaaaagaccacaacgataacacgtccgcggctgacgggcgtaaaacacccgaacgttgtaccccataaggcgcacagaggacggaatatccgcccggagtctcatgcccagggtgcgaatgttagacctcacacccttaagaggactagaagacaccacgttcactctcacactaacaactgcgccaaaccgcccgaaataccgccgtagcagagcctctggaaactccaagggagccccatgcacactgatgtaagtaagtgcaccacttctatccgagagggttacagtgcccgcaccatccggcaggggtagtgtccgcccctcgtaacaccggagaaaatcgcgatacgccgcctcctctgcaaacttcacaatcgccctacgggccgttaccaactcgaccccataaatcgcaaacacagggacagagagcatttcacaagccagggcaatctccgggtaaccagcccgcacagagaactctagtcccacagactgagcccggacgacagggggtagagggacccccatcgtaacgccacgtcagcacaggcgagcagagacacacccgcccccaaccagccgaaactggcaaacaacaccaactacTGGAGCGCCGATGCAACACGTCAGCCCCGTACCGAAGCGAGGGCCAGACCCATGACAGTTTAAGTGGTATAACCAGGAGGTCGACCACACGTCAGTAATGAGGTACGTGTTAACATGCTCCAGTTTagttagtacttatagtaacaaccaggaccatagtacatataatgGACACACGTAATGGACACTTAGAAAGAATCGTTACTGTTGAATTTGGATAAaccggaaattgaaattgaaataagtttattgaggtaaaatacacacaaagggatgaggtagctcaagctattctcaccccgttcagtacatcgtgttaatacatacatatatacacacatcacaaacaataaacatattaccaaacattctgagagataaacatctacatttcgtcAACACCGGAAAagtttttgtatttatgttgtaaAGAcaacctaaattaacctaacctgacctccctaggcctaatacacgctatctgaggcctaatatagtacaaatATGTGCTTTACttgggcctaggaatatttacgtTTGTTTTTTAGCCATATTTTTTCGACTCTATAAAGTGAACATTACCATATTCTACTGCTGTATCTAATTATCTTATTGTTTAGTACGTCTATTATTGTACTTTGGTGCACATAGCTACAaacagtactatctaaacaggaggatgggttgggtgTCAAACAGCTGGTAACAGTGGCAACAGGAACAGGAAGAGTGCTGTGTCAAACAGTTGCAACAGGAACAGGAAGAGTGCTGTGTCAAACAGTGGCAGCAGGAACAGGTAGAGAGCTGTGTCAAATAGTGGCAACAGTGGCAACAGGAACAGGTAGAGTGCTGTGTCAAACAGCGGCAACAGGAGCAGGTAGAGTGCTGTATCAAACAGCGGCAACAGTGGCAACAGTGGCAACAGGAACGGTTTGGTAAAAATACAGGAGAAAGAGGGAATGAGAAGGCATCGGGAGCGGACAAAGACAATAAAGCTAAAAAGTAATTGAAAGAGAAAATAACTCCTTTGGAGGGACTTAAGTGGGTGAGGGCGGAGTGGAGACTCCAATTACAATGTTAATGATCTGGGTGATCAAGTGGTAGTTGAATAATGGGGAGACGATGAATGAGGGAGAGACGATGAATGTGGGAGAGACGATGAATGAGGGAGAGACGATGAATGAGGGGGAGACGATGAATGAGGGAGAGACGATGAATGAGGGAGAGACGATGAATGAGGGAGAGACGATGAATGAGGGGGAGACGATGAATGAGGGAGAGACGATGAATGAGGGAGAGACGATGAATGAGGGAGAGACGATGAATGAGGGAGAGACGATGAATGAGGGAGAGAAGATGAATGAGGGAGAGACgatgaatgagagagagacgATGAATGAGGGAGAGACGATGAATGAGGGAGAGACGATGAATGTGGGAGAGACGATGAATGTGGGAGAGACGATGAATGTGGGAGAGACGATGAATGAGGGAGAGACGATGAATGAGGGAAAGACGATGAATGAGGTGGAGACGATGAATGAGGGAGAGACGATGAATGAGGGAGAGACGATGAATGAGGGGGAGACGATGAATGTGGGGAGAGACGATGAATGAGGGAGAGACGATGAATGAGGGAGAGACGATGAATGAGGGAGAGACGATGAATGAGGGAGAGACGATGAATGAGGGAGAGACGATGAATGAGGGAGAGACGATGAATGAGGGAGAGACGATGAATGAGGGAGAGACGATGAATGAGGGAGAGACGATGAATGAGGGAGAGACGATGAATGAGGGAGAGACGATGAATGAGGGAGAGACGATGAATGAGGTGGAGAACGTTCGTAGGCTAATGGCAAGACCGGAAATTAATATTCTTCACCTTCCCTGATTTCCCCCCAGAATCATCACCTGATTTCCCCCCAGAATCATCACCTGATTTCCCCCAGAATCATCACCTGATTTCCCCCAGAATCATCACCTGATTTCCCCAGAATCATCACCTGATTTCCCCCCAGAATCATCACCTGATTTCCCCAGAATCATCACCTGATTTCCCCTAGAATCATCACCTGATTTCCCCCCAGAATCATCACCTGATTTCCCCAGAATCATCACCTGATATCTCCCAGAATCATCACCTGATTTCCCCCAGAATCATCACCTGATTTCCCCCAGAATCATCACCTGATTTCCCCCCAGAATCATCACCTGATTTCCCCCCAGAATCATCACCTGATTTCCCCCAGAATCATCACCTGATTTCCCCCAGAATCATCACCTGATTTCCCCAGAATCATCACCTGATTTCCCCCCAGAATCATCGCCTGATTTCCCCAGAATCATCACCTGATTTCCCCTAGAATCATCACCTGATTTCCCCCCAGAATCATCACCTGATTTCCCCAGAATCATCACCTGATATCTCCCAGAATCATCACCTGATTTCCCCCAGAATCATCACCTGATTTCCCCCAGAATCATCACCTGATTTCCCCCAGAATCATCACCTGATTTCCCCAGAATCATCACCTGATTTCCCCTAGAATCATCACCTGATTTCACCCCAGAATCATCACCTGATTTCCCCAGAATCATCACCTGATTTCACCCCAGAATCATCACCTGATTTCCCCAGAATCATCACCTGATTTCCCCCCAGAATCATCACCTGATTCCCCCCCCCCAGAATCATCACCTGATTTCCCCAGAATCATCACCTGATTTCCCCTAGAATCATCACCTGATTTCCCCCCAGAATCATCACCTGATTTCCCCAGAATCATCACCTGATTTCCCCCAGAATCAtcacctaattttccccggaatcatCACCTGATTTCCCCCAGAATCAtcacctaattttccccggaatcatCACCTGATTTCCCCAGAATCATCACGTGATTTCTCCCAGAATCATCACCTGATTTCCCGCAGACTCTACTTCCTTCAGTCTCTCAGCactcttctcccctcccctcagtTGATATTCCTAGCGTCCTCCTGCTCCCCTTCTCCTctcaccttcctccccccccccctctccccctctcctctcccctcccccccccaccccccctcctcttccctctcacctCATTGCTAGTTAATTTTCCACTTCCCTGAAGACGGAGGCTGGCAGTACTGGGGTGGAGGCCTCGTCTGTGCCTCCAGTGTTCTCCCGGGCGTTGGTGCAGAAGGAAATTATTACAAATTTGTTCCATCCAGCAGCCGTTGCCAAGGTTCATGAATGAGTTTAAATTTACACACATGAGTCACACGTGAGTGTGGTCGAAGGTATTCTCAAAAAGCGCCTCACTTACAATGAGTGAAGCTCATCTCTAAAAATGCTTTACTCACGCACCCAAGATGCAGATAACTGTCAACGGAATCAAAACTCTTAAATTGGCCCATATATGTGTATGAAGTCGTAGTGTATTATAATATTAGTGTGTGTTTAACATGACTTTCTGTCAAACTGTTATATAAATATTACCAAATACGCCGTCTTGCACGGCCGATATATCGATCAAGGAGACCTGGCGCTACCAAGTCTCTTCACAaccaaacaaaaaatataaaatactttTGTTGAAATTTTAGGTGAAATTTTCATGCGCAAGGAATGATTTTTAGTACTCAAAATTCACCGATTTGTTCTTGAAGGCGAACTTCAGCAGTTggaccccgtgtgtgtgtgtgttctcacctagttgtagtcgcgggggttgagctttggctctttggtcccgcctctcaaccgtcaatcaactggtgtacaggttcctgagcctattgggctctatcatatctacatttgaaactgtgtatggagtctgcctctaccatatcactgcctaatgcattccatctgttaaccacTCTGTTAAATGACTGTCAATTCATTAACATAAATAAGGAATAGTATGGGTCCCAGCAgcgatccttgaggcaccccgcttgttactcttcGCCAGTCTGGTTCCTCGCCCCTCAATGTAACTCTGGCTCCTGTTTATTAGGTAATTCCTTATCCATGTTAATGTGTTTCTCTTACTTCAGCCTGTCCCTTGAGTTTGTATGTGATATAATATCAAGAGCTTttgggcagtccagaaatatgcaatctgcgacccgtctctgtcttgccttattttcgttaccttattacgattccaaaaggttcgtcaggcatgatttTCCTTCCCTAAAGCCGTATTGATGTTAGCTTACAAACCTAATTCTTGCTGGGTGTGAAAACAGTTGTAATcttattattctttcaagtactttggcAATGGATGTTTATGAGTATCACGGGTCTGTAAttaagtgcctcttctctatctcctttttttttatagattagcaccacatttgccttcttccagcagctgggtaatttcctctgctaagtgactcattaaagattaaTGATTGAGGTATTCTGAGGACCTGTGGGAGTGTTTGTAGTTTACAGTGTTACTCACCATCCAATAAACGAACGTCTTTATTTGATATTAAGTCAAAAAGGGTTGACAAATCAGCTTAAGTAACCAGCGAAAGTAAAGGATTAAAATCACCCATTATGGTCAGGTAGACATGGCCAGATAGACTGGGCAAATGTGATCCCGGAGGGATTTTATGCGGGCGGAGGGCGGGCGTACATCTGTGTTGCTGACACCAGCTGGTATTGGATATCTCCCAAACACCCTCCTGTGTGTTGCACCCGACTCACGGCTTCTCTTTGTAATTCATCTGAAGCTTTATATGCCTCCCTCTCGCCCTCGTCCCCTCCCgccgtcccctctctctctctttctctcttcctttccctcccgccgtcccctctctctttccctttgtCTCCTCTCAATTCTCTACCACCTCCCTTCCTTAAACACATTCTCTCCACACCCTCCAGCAACTAAACCCGTTACCCAGACTTGCCGGAATATACGTGAAGGCGTCATCCTTGGTGGTTGTGTCGAGAGCACGACGCTCCAGGCTTCCCGCAGCTACACCTCTTGTCTACGGGTCTCCAAGTGTATTCTCCAAGTAGCTGAACATTATTCCTGCTGCGACAGTCTCATCTGATTCATTATTGATTAGAAAGCATCTTCTACCAAAAATTGACACCCAACCTTGCCTGGGAGACCCTGCCTCGCCTGGGAGACCCTGCCTCACCTGGGAGACCCTGGCTCACCTGGGAGACCCTGCCTCACCTGGGAGACCCTGCCTCACCTGGGAGACCCTGCCTCGCTTGGGAGACCCTGCCTCGCCTGGGAGACCCTGCCTCACCTGGGAGACCCTGCCTCACCTGGGAGACCCTGCCTCACCTGGGAGACCCTGCCTCACCTGGGAGACCCTGCCTCACCTGGGAGACCCTGCCTCACCTGGGAGACCCTGCTTTTTATATATTTTCCTGGAGACTTGCATCTTGAGTGTCCCCAACTTTCGTTATTAATGAGTGTAGAAAAGCAACCATTCGTCACTTTCCATTTCTAAATTAAACAGTGTTTCAGGATCACCTACTTGGAGATTGTTGCTATAATTGCCCAGGTGGAAACATCATGTTATGATGATGATTAATCCTGTAATTAATTCTCAACAACCGATCTAGAATGAATATAATGGATTATATGAAGTTGTCGAAGGCATTGAATAATGTAAATAGAAATATGACAAGAAAAATAAGTCACTAGCCATTACAGAGGCGGTGTTGAAGAGCTGACTGTCAACCGTGCGGGCACACCGAGTAGGTGTACACACCCAGGCGCCAACACATGACAAAATCTTCATGCTCCTCTGGTGTTTTTGAAGTAATTAATTGAGCGCCTAACTTGgcagacttgtgtgtgtgtcctcccgCCTAACTCCAGGTGCCGGTGGTCGAGACTATTTCCACTTTACATGATTCACTTAACCCTAACTCCCGCCCCACCTCCGGCTTCCCGCCCCACCTGcggccaccccccacaccccccccccctcttaagcatacccccccccccccccccgcttaccTTAGTCATCCCCCTCCCACACTAAACCATTCCTCGTCTTCATGTCTCCTATCCTTCCTCAGTTGCATTTACAAAGGTTACATTGTAAAGTTTTCCTGCGGGTCTGATCATATCCACAGCCCACCCACCCAGCACCGCCCGTACCTGAACACCGCCCACCTTCATCAACCATCCCCAACCTTCACCCAACCTCTTCTATCCCCCGCCCAAACTCCGCCCAAGTTCCGCCCATCCTCACCATAACTCCGCCCAAacttccccaccccccacaaccccgTCAATCACTACCAATTAAACAAGTGCCAAATAACCAAATGGGAGGCGGTGAGAGGCGAGCGTGTCAGGTGTTGACACGAGTAAAGTGTCACCAACCTGGGCTGGACTGCAGCCTTTGGGCCCCAGACTTACTGGAGGCCACATTAACCCTGGACCACTGTAGACACCACTGGACAGGTAGCTGGTAGACTAATTTATAGCTTGATTAATAGATTTAGTAGACAATAGATGCAATAGAAAGACAGTGATGTCCAGTAGAGAGCGTGAAGCTTGCAGTACATCTTAGTGTGGTGAGGAGAGGCGTCCACCATCTTAGTGTGGTGAGGAGAGGCGTCCACCATCTTAGTGTAGTGAGGAGAGGCGTCCACCATCTTAGTGTGGTGAGGAGAGGCGTCCACCATCTTAGTGTAGTGAGGAGAGGCGTCCACCATCTTAGTGTGGTGAGGAGAGGCGTCCACCATCTTAGTGTGGTGAGGAGAGGTGTCCACCATCTTAGTGTGGTGAGGAGAGGCGTCCACCATCTTAGTGTGGTGAGGAGAGGCGTCCACCATCTTAGTGTAGTGAGGAGAGGTGTCCACCATCTTAGTGTAGTGAGGAGAGGCGTCCACCATCTTAGTGTGGTGAGGAGAGGCGTCCACCATCTTAGTGTAGTGAGGAGAGGCGTCCACCATCTTAGTGTGGTGAGGAGAGGTGTCCACCATCTTAGTGTGGTGAGGAGAGGCGTCCACCATCTTAGTGTAGTGAGGAGAGGTGTCCACCATCTTAGTGTAGTGAGGAGAGGCGTCCACCATCTTAGTGTGGTGAGGAGAGGCGTCCACCATCTTAGTGTAGTGAGGAGAGGCGTCCACCATCTTAGTGTGGTGAGGAGAGGCGTCCACCATCTTAGTGTGGTGAGGAGAGGTGTCCACCATCTTAGTGTGGTGAGGAGAGGCGTCCACCATCTTAGTGTGGTGAGGAGAGGCGTCCACCATCTTAGTGTAGTGAGGAGAGGTGTCCACCATCTTACTGTAGTGAGGAGAGGCGTCCACCATCTTAGTGTGGTGAGGAGAGGCGTCCACCATCTTAGTGTAGTGAGGAGAGGCGTCCACCATCTTAGTGTGGTGAGGAGAGGTGTCCACCATCTTAGTGTGGTGAGGAGAGGTGTCCACCATCTTAGTGTGGTGAGGAGAGGTGTCCACCATCTTAGTGTGGTGAGGAGAGGCGTCCACCATCTTAGTGTAGTGAGGAGAGGCGTCCACCATCTTAGTGTGGTGAGGAGAGGCGTCCACCATCTTAGTGTAGTGAGGAGAGGTGTCCACCATCTTAGTGTGGTGAGGAGAGGGTGTCTCCAGCAGCGCTTCATCTAGCTAGGGTGGACGCGCCTCGCCTCAAGTCGCTGTGTCCGAAATATTTTAACTTTGCTCCTAATCTGTGTCTCAGGTCTTAAGGCTTTGCCTGTTCTTCTTTAGCTATGGCTTAAAGTGCTTGTTTGTGACGGTTGATTAATTTGACAAGTGGAGATTGTAATTGAAACTTGACCTGTCTCTCTTCATCTGCCTCTtagccctctcctcctcctcctctttctcctgctTCTCCTGCTCCCCCTCCACATATCGGGTGAGAACAGGCGCCTGGGAGTGCCTTCGTTATTTGCATAAAGTTGATACGAGCGATAATAGCGTGTTGAAGGCTGGGAGGAGTGGTCGTTCTCCTGATGACTTGTATGGCACTCTCGCCGACCCAGACCCTGACCTGCAGCGGCTGGTCGTCCTGCTGCTGTGGGCGGCACTCTCCTTGCTGTAGGCGGCAAATCTCCTTGCTGTAGGCGGCACATCTCCTTGCTGTAGGCGGCACATCTCCTTGCTGTAGGCGGCACATCTCCTTGCTGTAGGCGGCACATCTCCTTGCTGTGGGTGGCACATCTCCTTGCTGTGGGCGGCACATCTCCTTGCTGTGGGCGGCACATCTCCTTGCTGTGGGCGGCACATCTCCTTGCTGTGGGCGGCACATCTCCTTGCTGTGGGCGACACATCTCCTTGCTGTGGGCGGCACATCTCCTTGCTGTGGGCGACACATCTCCTTGCTGTGGGCGGCACATCTCCTTGCTGTGGGCGGCACATCTCCTTGTTGTGGGCGACACATCTCCTTGCTGTGGGCGGCACATCTCCTTGCTGTGGGCGGCACATCTCCTTGCTGTGGGCGACACATCTCCTTGCTGTGGGCGGCACATCTCCTTGCTGTGGGCGGCACATCTCCTTGCTGTGGGCGGCACATCTCCTTGCTGTGGGCGGCACATCTCCTTGCTGTGGGCGGCACATCTCCTTGCTGTGGGCGGCACGTCTCCTTGCTGTAGGCGGCACATCTCCTTGCTGTGGGCGGCACATCTCCTTGCTGTGGGCGGCACATCTCCTTGCTGTGGGCGGCACTTCTCCTTGCTGTGGGCGGCACATCTCCTTGCTGTGGGCGGCACATCTCCTTGCTGTGGGCGGCACATCTCCTTGCTGTGGGCGGCACATCTCCTTGCTGTGGGCGGCACATCTCCTTGCTGTGGGCGGCACATCTCCTTGCTGTGGGCGGCACATCTTGCTGTGGGCGGCACTTCTCCTTGCTGTGGGCGGCACATCTCCTTGCTGTGGGCGGCACATCTCCTTGCTGTGGGCGGCACATCTCCTTGCTGTGGGCGGCACATCTCCTTGCTGTGGGCGGCACATCTCCTTGCTGTGGGTGGCACATCTCCTTGCTGTGGGCGGCACTTCTCCTTGGTGTGGGAGAAGTAAGTCTCCGTGACGTGAGAGGACAAGAATATAGGAGCCACCTGTGTGTGGGTGAGACGCTGACAGCTCACACGGTGAAGACAGCTCACGAGGGAGACAACTCACACGGTGAAGACAGCTCACGGGGGAGACATAACTCACACGGTGAAGACAGCTCACGGGAGAGACAACTCACACGGTGAAGACAGCTCACGAGGGAGACATAACTCACACGGTGAAGACAGCTCACGAGGGAGACAACTCACACGGTGAAGACAGCTCACGAGGGAGACATAACTCACACGGTGAAGACAGCTCACGAGGGAGACATAACTCACACGGTGAAGACAGCTCACGGGGGAGACAACTCACACAGTGAAGACAGCTCACGAGGGAGACATAACTCACACGGTGAAGACAGCTCACGAGGGAGACATAACTCACACGGTGAAGACAGCTCACGAGGGAGACATAACTCACACGGTGAAGACAGCTCACGAGGGAGACAACTCACACGGTGAAGACAGCTCACGAGGGAGACATAACTCACACGGTGAAGACAGCTCACGAGGGAGACATAACTCACACGGTGAAGACAGCTCACGAGGGAGACATAACTCACACGGTGAAGACAGCTCACGAGGGAGACAACTCACACGGTGAAGACAGCTCACGAGGGAGACAACTCACACGGTGAAGACAGCTCACGAGGGAGACAACTCACACGGTGAAGACAGCTCACGATTGAGACAACTCACACGGTGAAGACAGGTCACGAGGGAGACATAACTCACACGGTGAAGACAGCTCACGAGGGAGACATAACTCACACGGTGAAGACAGCTCACGGGGGAGACAACTCACACGGTGAAGACAGCTCACGAGGGAGACATAACTCACACGGTGAAGACAGCTCACGAGGGAGACATAACTCACACGGTGAAGACAGCTCACGAGGGAGAC includes:
- the LOC123761853 gene encoding ribosome-binding protein 1-like; amino-acid sequence: MVDTSPHYTKMVDASPHHTKMVDASPHYTKMVDASPHHTKMVDTSPHHTKMVDTSPHHTKMVDTSPHHTKMVDASPHYTKMVDASPHHTKMVDASPHYSKMVDTSPHYTKMVDASPHHTKMVDASPHHTKMVDTSPHHTKMVDASPHHTKMVDASPHYTKMVDASPHHTKMVDASPHYTKMVDTSPHYTKMVDASPHHTKMVDTSPHHTKMVDASPHYTKMVDASPHHTKMVDASPHYTKMVDTSPHYTKMVDASPHHTKMVDASPHHTKMVDTSPHHTKMVDASPHHTKMVDASPHYTKMVDASPHHTKMVDASPHYTKMVDASPHHTKMVDASPHHTKMYCKLHALYWTSLSFYCIYCLLNLLIKL